Proteins found in one Zea mays cultivar B73 chromosome 1, Zm-B73-REFERENCE-NAM-5.0, whole genome shotgun sequence genomic segment:
- the LOC103644233 gene encoding adenylate isopentenyltransferase 5, chloroplastic: MTLSMTAPAMAAAPPACSPMAARLTMPPLPDAAAPLSVVGCRRVAAKHKAVVVLGATGTGKSRLAIDLALRFGGEVINSDKIQAYAGLDVATNKVGPAERAAVPHHLLGVVHPDAEFTAADFRREAAGAAARVASRGRVPIIAGGSNSYVEELVEGDRRAFRERYDCCFLWVDARLPVLHGFVARRVDEMCRRGLVDEVAAAFDPRRTDYSRGIWRAIGVPEMDAYLRAGGHGDGDGDEQEQRARMLAAALDEIKVNTSRLALRQRGKIQRLARMWRVRRVDATEVFLKRGHAADEAWQRLVAAPCIDAVRSFLLEEQEYSSSMVTASMFASTAAAAV; encoded by the coding sequence ATGACACTGTCCATGACGGCCCCCGCGATGGCAGCAGCGCCGCCGGCCTGCTCCCCCATGGCGGCCAGGCTGACGATGCCGCCGCTGCCGGACGCCGCGGCGCCGCTGTCGGTCGTGGGCTGCAGGCGCGTGGCGGCCAAGCACAAGGCCGTCGTGGTGCTGGGCGCCACGGGCACCGGCAAGTCCCGCCTGGCGATCGACCTCGCGCTGCGCTTCGGCGGCGAGGTCATCAACTCCGACAAGATCCAGGCGTACGCCGGCCTGGACGTGGCCACCAACAAGGTGGGGCCCGCCGAGCGCGCGGCGGTGCCGCACCACCTGCTGGGCGTCGTGCACCCGGACGCCGAGTTCACGGCGGCGGACTTCCGGCGCGAGGCCGCGGGCGCCGCGGCCCGCGTCGCGTCGCGGGGCCGCGTGCCCATCATCGCGGGCGGCTCCAACTCGTACGTGGAGGAGCTCGTCGAGGGGGACCGCCGCGCGTTCCGGGAGAGGTACGACTGCTGCTTCCTGTGGGTGGACGCGCGGCTCCCCGTGCTGCACGGCTTCGTGGCCCGCCGCGTGGACGAGATGTGCCGGCGCGGGCTCGTGGACGAGGTGGCGGCCGCGTTCGACCCGCGCCGCACCGACTACTCGAGGGGCATCTGGCGCGCCATCGGCGTGCCGGAGATGGACGCCTACCTCCGCGCGGGCGgccacggcgacggcgacggcgacgagcAGGAGCAGCGCGCGCGCATGCTCGCCGCGGCGCTCGACGAGATCAAGGTCAACACGTCCCGGCTCGCCCTGCGTCAGCGCGGCAAGATCCAGCGGCTGGCACGCATGTGGCGCGTCCGCCGCGTCGACGCCACGGAGGTGTTCCTGAAGCGCGGCCACGCCGCCGACGAGGCCTGGCAGCGGCTGGTCGCCGCGCCGTGCATTGACGCCGTCAGGTCCTTCCTGCTGGAGGAGCAAGAGTACAGCAGCAGCATGGTCACCGCCTCCATGTTTGCCTCCACGGCGGCCGCGGCTGTCTAG